AAGCCAAGCAGATCACGTTGATAGTTCACCGGTGACAGGGTCGCGGAGAACAGTGTACAGGCGCTGGCCGCAGCGAAACGAGGCGCGAGGAAATCCGCGGGCACCAGGTTGACGATGGCCAGCTGTGAACGCCCTCGCCCATGCCGCGTCAGTTCGCACAGCGAGTGGTCGGCAAAGCTCTCCGCCAATCGAGTAAAGGCCAGTACCTCGAACAGGCATTCGGTCAGCATTCCAGCACCGTCCTCGGGATGCTCACCCAGGTAGTCACTGATGGCGCTACTGGCGCCCTGCAAGGCACCAACCAACTCCTCGGGAAGCGTCTCCAACTGCTGCCACTGTGGTGCATCGCCAACGCTGGAGCCGCCCTGCTCGCGCACCAGCGCCTGCCAGCTGCGCACCACTCGTCCCAGCGAACGTTTCACTCCGCCTGGCGCCTCACGATGCCAGGCCGCCAGGCGATGCTGATCAAGACTCGCCGAGTACATGCCCCTGGCACGATCTACCAGGTTATGCGCTTCATCGACCAACAGCGCCATGCGCCAGTCCTCACTGCGACACAGGCCATGGAGCAGCGCGCTGCTGTCGAAGAAGTGATTGACATCGGCAACGATCACATCACTCCAGCGTGCCATTTCCTGCCCCAGATAGTAGGGACAGAGCTGGTGCTGCCGCGCCACTTCACGCAGCCCTGCTCGGTCCAACCACCCATGCTGCGCTGCCGCCGCACGTGCCTCCGGTAGCCGATCATAGAATCCTTGCGCCAGCGGACAGGCATCACCATGGCAGGCGCGTCCGGGATACTCGCAGGACTTTTCCCGAGCAATCAGCTCCAGTGCACGCAGTGGTGCTCCCGGCTCGGGAAACAGCTGCGCCAGCGCATCCAGTGCCACCTGGCGCCCGGGAGTCTTCATGGTCAGAAACGCCAGTCGATCGAGGCTACGCCGTGGCATCGCCTTGAGCGTTGGAAACAGCGTGCCCAGTGTCTTGCCAATGCCTGTCGGTGCCTCGACCAGCAACTCACGCCCGGTGGCCGCGGCCTTGTACACCGCTTCCGCCAGATCGCGCTGGCCGATTCGGAAGTCGGGCCAGGCAAAGGCCAGCTCGTTCAGCGCCACATCGCGCTTGTGCCGATGGGAGGCTTCCGCTTCTCCCCACTGCCGATAGTCACGGCAACGCTGCGTCAGCTCCTGCCACAATGTCTCGGCATCGCAGGATTCCGTCAGCCGCGTCTCGCGCCGGGAAACAATATCGAGATAGACCAGCACCAGCGTCACCTCGGAGAGCTGCTGCTCCCGGCACCAGAGCGCGCCGTAGGCTCGAACCTGAGCCCAGTGCAACGCGCGCTGATTGTCAGCCATCCGGTCAAGCCGTCCACGGTGGGTCTTGATCTCCTCCAGTGTCCGGCCATCACGGCAGACACCGTCAATGCGCCCTTGAACACGCAGCCCATCGATCTCTGCCGACACCGACACTTCCGAACGGTAGCCCTCACCCCGCGAGGCAACAACATGCGCATGGCCTTCGATGCCATCACGGGCGCTGGGCGAGGGAGTAAAACGGTGATCCAGATCGCCACGGCGCGCGGTGAAGTCACACAACGCACGCACGCCGACGCTCGGCTGCGAGGAACGCGGTTGCGAAGCATCACTCATGACGCCACTCCACGTGCCACACTTCCACCGCGATGCCGTGGGACTTCAACCATGCCAGCCAACGACGCTGGTTATCCTGCAGCCTATCTCCCGGCGCCTTCACCTCGATCAGTCGATAGCGTGGCGCATTCTCGGTGGCATCAGGCAGGAACTGCACCAGATCCGGAAGCCCCGACCGATTGACCGCCGGGTCCGACAGCAGACGCTGGAACATGCAACGCAGATCAGCCACGGGGATACAGTCGAGCGCCTGGGCCAACAATGGAGGTTCGAGCAGTTCCCAGTGGACAAAGGGATTGGCCAGGCCATGACAGCGTTGCCAGGTAGCGAGAATACGATCGCGATAGTGGCCATCGTCCAGCTGTGCCAAGGCGGCATCGAACAGCCCACGCCGACGCGCGACAAAGTCGTCGCGACGCAGGTCCGCAGGCCCGTGCTGAAAGGGATGGAAGAAGGCACCGGGCAAGGGAGCAAAGATGGCTTCCCAGCACAACAACCCGAACAGCCCCGTCACCAGGCCATTCTCGACATAGTACGCCGGCTGATCGGGCGCGCTGATCGCGTCACGCACAGCGCTCTCAACGCTGCCACTGGTGATCAGACTGTCCGCGGGCAGTTCAATCACCCGCGTATCGGGACGGCGCGCAGCCGACACCTCAGGAAGCGGCAACGCCAGGCGTTTGGCCAGGCGCGGCAGCAGGCGTTCGAGGGCCTGAAGCTCTGCCTCGCCAGCGGGCGCCGACAACGCCTCGACGGCCAACC
This Halomonas huangheensis DNA region includes the following protein-coding sequences:
- a CDS encoding ATP-dependent DNA helicase encodes the protein MSDASQPRSSQPSVGVRALCDFTARRGDLDHRFTPSPSARDGIEGHAHVVASRGEGYRSEVSVSAEIDGLRVQGRIDGVCRDGRTLEEIKTHRGRLDRMADNQRALHWAQVRAYGALWCREQQLSEVTLVLVYLDIVSRRETRLTESCDAETLWQELTQRCRDYRQWGEAEASHRHKRDVALNELAFAWPDFRIGQRDLAEAVYKAAATGRELLVEAPTGIGKTLGTLFPTLKAMPRRSLDRLAFLTMKTPGRQVALDALAQLFPEPGAPLRALELIAREKSCEYPGRACHGDACPLAQGFYDRLPEARAAAAQHGWLDRAGLREVARQHQLCPYYLGQEMARWSDVIVADVNHFFDSSALLHGLCRSEDWRMALLVDEAHNLVDRARGMYSASLDQHRLAAWHREAPGGVKRSLGRVVRSWQALVREQGGSSVGDAPQWQQLETLPEELVGALQGASSAISDYLGEHPEDGAGMLTECLFEVLAFTRLAESFADHSLCELTRHGRGRSQLAIVNLVPADFLAPRFAAASACTLFSATLSPVNYQRDLLGLPERTVWHEVPSPFSSEQLEVRVCRHLSTRYRDRERSLPGIVETLAEQYQRQPGHYLAFVSSFSYLQQVYDAVREAYPEIPLRRQQRGMSEEQRGQFIADFRPGGCGIALAVLGGAFAEGVDLPGDRLIGAFIATLGLPPREPRQEVLKQRLDTRFGRGDDYAYRVPGMIKVVQAAGRVIRGPEDRGVVVLMDDRYASPEVQQRLPGWWPGATS